In Metopolophium dirhodum isolate CAU chromosome 7, ASM1992520v1, whole genome shotgun sequence, one genomic interval encodes:
- the LOC132949306 gene encoding transcription factor SPT20 homolog: MILQVSSLCVFLLIAGSCWADQQQQLEISSSLDAESINDLAKKPLKLDPKLRKALLKVLNRLEEEDRVTEVKLAQVESQQFQQREQQQQQQQQPQLQQQQQQQQQQQQQQQQQQQQQQQQQQQQQQQQQQQQQQQQQQQQQQQQQQQQQQQQQQQQRQRQQHQRKQIRLLDQQQIQILGQQQIQLQDQQNRQLQDQEQRLELSQDKEQILKPSQDQGVQILQLQDLQQRQNSQLQLQFNGQEPTEQVQQEQQVFTPSQTPTVALPTSTVALTTRTEALPTPTVALPTSVSPKTAAVTLAASTSSALLPPLFPTLLPPTLDSSEIPKSVSTVNDNAPNNALRTTPTASTAPATNTGTVVDFFEAPLLTAFTVQQDSAGVPRRVIPIFTEPGQLERQKILALETRAESGDSGDRNTVEPDRSELEFLKSVELSKQRLQSVPQREGLQQREPFAVQQQLRFQQQLQQRAVLEEQQQLQQIVQQRQLQLQQQQLQLQQQQQQKQQQQQQQQQRQRQQQQQQQQQRAVVFQPQQQPQQQQQQKQQQQQQPQQPQQQQQQQQLQLQLQPVQGQLQQQPSRFVQQQRLQFGDGPLALLPQFAQQQTLQQQRVNRQPQPQSFGYGLSVPRLPGDLDVVYKVLALNHEGRNDNVVGPQPFLF; encoded by the exons ATGATACTACAG GTATCATCATTATGTGTGTTTCTTTTGATCGCCGGTTCCTGTTGGGCAGATCAGCAACAACAGCTGGAAATTTCTAGTTCTTTAGATGCAGAGTCTATTAACGACCTGGCAAAAAAACCGCTGAAACTGGATCCAAAGTTACGAAAAGCTTTGCTAAAAGTACTCAACCGATTGGAAGAAGAGGATAGAGTAACCGAAGTAAAGCTGGCGCAAGTTGAATCACAACAATTCCAACAACgagaacaacaacaacagcagcagcagcaaccacaactgcagcagcaacagcaacagcagcagcaacagcagcaacagcaacagcagcagcagcagcagcagcaacagcaacagcagcagcagcagcagcagcagcagcagcaacagcagcagcagcagcagcagcaacagcagcagcagcagcagcagcagcaacagcagcagcagcaacaacaacaaagaCAAAGGCAACAACATCAACGGAAGCAAATACGATTGCTAGATCAACAGCAAATACAAATACTAGGCCAACAGCAAATTCAGTTACAAGATCAACAGAATAGACAGTTACAGGATCAAGAGCAGAGATTGGAGCTGTCGCAGGACAAAGAGCAGATACTGAAACCGTCGCAGGATCAAGGAGTTCAGATACTACAGTTACAAGACCTACAACAGCGACAGAACTCACAATTACAATTGCAATTCAACGGACAAGAGCCAACGGAACAGGTGCAACAAGAACAACAGGTCTTTACGCCATCACAGACGCCGACAGTAGCGTTGCCCACTTCGACGGTAGCGTTGACTACTCGCACCGAAGCATTGCCTACCCCGACGGTAGCGTTGCCTACTTCAGTCTCGCCCAAGACGGCAGCTGTAACGCTAGCTGCGTCCACGTCATCAGCACTGTTACCCCCACTTTTCCCGACACTCTTGCCGCCCACGCTCGATTCATCTGAGATCCCTAAGTCCGTGTCGACCGTCAATGACAACGCACCAAACAATGCACTACGTACGACGCCGACTGCGTCCACAGCACCGGCCACAAACACCGGGACCGTGGTTGACTTTTTCGAGGCACCCTTACTGACGGCCTTCACGGTGCAACAGGACTCGGCGGGCGTCCCGCGGCGCGTCATACCCATTTTCACGGAACCGGGACAACTGGAGAGGCAGAAGATACTGGCCCTGGAAACCCGGGCGGAATCAGGTGACAGTGGCGACCGGAACACAGTTGAACCAGACAGGAGCGAACTGGAGTTCCTGAAAAGCGTTGAGTTGTCGAAGCAACGGCTACAGTCTGTACCACAGCGGGAAGGACTGCAGCAACGAGAGCCGTTCGCCGTGCAACAACAGCTGAGGTTCCAACAACAACTGCAGCAGAGGGCGGTGCTTGAAGAACAACAACAGCTACAACAAATCGTCCAACAACGACAACTGCAACTGCAACAACAGCAACTACAActgcagcaacaacaacaacaaaaacaacaacaacaacaacaacaacaacaacgacaacggcaacagcagcagcagcagcaacaacaaagGGCAGTAGTCTTCCAGCCGCAGCAGCAGCCacaacagcagcaacagcagaaacagcagcagcagcagcagccacAGCAGccacaacaacagcaacagcagcagcagctgcaACTACAATTGCAACCTGTCCAAGGGCAGCTGCAGCAGCAACCTAGCCGATTTGTCCAACAACAGCGACTGCAGTTCGGCGACGGTCCGTTGGCACTTCTGCCGCAGTTCGCCCAGCAACAGACACTGCAGCAACAGCGAGTGAATAGGCAACCACAACCGCAGTCGTTCGGTTACGGGTTGTCAGTGCCCAGACTCCCGGGAGATCTGGACGTGGTGTATAAGGTGTTGGCATTGAACCACGAGGGCAGAAACGACAACGTGGTCGGGCCTCAGCCGTTTTTGTTCTGA